The Silene latifolia isolate original U9 population chromosome X, ASM4854445v1, whole genome shotgun sequence genome contains the following window.
GGAATCGCCAAAATGTGGATGAGGGAAAATGGAGAGTACTTATCCACGGGGTTGAAAATCGTCTTGGAGTCaccaccaaatttaaggaaattttgGAACCATTTTTGAAAAGAGGTTTGAGTTCGTTGTTGAAAGTACGTGATGAgaagttcgttaataaaacacccacccccgtccgttgcaataacggcctctacttggGACTATGATGGCTAATTGGTTAAGACTACGATTGTTGTATGAAAGTGCAAAACAccattttgatcctaacatgtgagcttggtttctaatcgtttaatgcatctaatctactttgtccaagtgatttagcatatgAGGTTGATTTGAACTATACTAACAAGCATTCACGACATGGCTTAGAGGGGAGTGGGGAGCCGTTGGGGAGCTAAGTTATTACAACCCAGACGATTCTCGTCGACTCAAAttgcaaacaattgaattaaagatacaactcgatctaaatacaatttctAGAGATGACACACGGCTGACGACACAAACTAACCTACTTAGGCCTCGAAATTCGTGCTATATGGGGAGGTCACAGCTCACATGGACTTCGTCCTTGGCCTCATCATCGTTTTGCGCACTTGCTtcgatttaattagttaaatatttcaatttaactaactaaagcaAAGGTTTTGTGAAATcattttgactcaaaataaaggactaactAGACCCATATTTAAAGTAGAAATTACATTGCTTGAAATGATAATGaaataattacaacgattaaataacaataacaattgaaataaaaccgcAATAATCAAACAAAACGAACCCAAACTTGGGATAAAATGTCGAGGCATCACACGGCCAAAGGGGAGGTCAAAATTGACTATTCTAGTCATCGAGTGTCGTGAATTGGATGCTAAGCATGTGCATTTCAACTAGCAAGAAATTCTCATAAGAACAGATGAATTCACTATATTCtttaaagaaattcatttaaATCCTATGTCGGGTTTGTATGACCTATTGAATGTCTAATTCAATTAACATGCTTTCTACTTGTTAATTTGACCAAATTACGATTTAGCAATGTTAACGATACAAATGAACATACATGCATCATAAATCAAATAAATCAAATCGAACATGTGAATTAATCTTAACTATttcataattaaaactaaaacaagtcattaaacatgtgaattaatCTAATTACTTCGTAATTAAACTAAGCAAGGTGTAAAACATGTGGAAAGGAATTAAACTgactaaaatttcattttaatcaatttaaagCATGTTATCGTCATACAATTGCAAACTATTTGGTTTTATAAtattaaacatgataattattctaactaaacatgttatcgtcataaaTTCAAAAGCAAACATATGATCGACATGCTATTTATTCTAAACAGCGACTAAACATCATTAGCATCATAATTATGAAACATATTAAGAAACATGAGACGATAATTAAACGACGaaataaaagcaaataaaagGCCCTTAGGCCGTGTACCCCACGAGCAAAAGGAGAGGAATTGAGTCGGGATTTtgtgcaccctcaacttacatgtagaCTTGAACACTACCTGGGATCCCGTATGCAAGTGTTTCTTAGAAGGTGTGTCTTCGACAATTGTAAAACAAATATCGAAATAatttaacaaaatcaatttcgaaaacaaaaacaattttctcgcgtaaaaggcacttcgtgcagtgattttcaaatgaagattgtgacttcgtttcttacTCAAATTTAAATACGAAAGATGTTCTGGAATTCGCAGACTCCAAAGATGCAAACTTTAgtgaaaaaaaaaggtaaaaacgttttaaaaatgactcaaaatgaacGAGAACAGGAGGAGTCCAAAACTCGAGAAAAGATGAAAAAGTGGGCAAATTAATGCTCTAATGTTCGTTTAATCCTTTGTGTGAACTATGCACTTTGTTTCTAGGTATGAGAGGAGTTTAGGGTTGTTTTGTTACATGAGAAAGGATTCCAATTGCTAGGGTTTCAAGTGCTCTCAAAACCTTGTTCTTCCGTCCCCTTTTtcggtgtgtgtgtgtgtgtgtgtgtgtgtgtgtgtgtgtgtgtgtgtgtgtgtgtgtgtgtgtgtgtgtgtgtgtgtgtgtgtgtgtgtgtgtgtgtgtgtttgtttgTTTATATAGGAAAAGAGAATGGGGGTGCTTCTAGGGTTAGGTTTGCTGGTGAGATAGCTTGCTTGAGGGAGGGGAAAGTGAATTTGGTAGAAATATGGAGTGTAGAGGAGATAATGTCGGTTTTGGAAAAGATCAACATATGATATACGGTTTTTGTTTTGGTGGGGTTTGCTAGCTGTTAGGATAGGGGAAAATATCTATCTTACTTGGGGAATAAGTAAGAAAAGATAGGGGAAGGAATTGGGTTGGATAAGGGCTCAGAAAAGGGCTCAAAACCTCTCTGTTTTGCTGCGCAAAATAGCAAAACAGAGCACGGGTGCGGGTTGGGGGTTGCGGTTTGGGCTTGATTATGGGCACGGGTTTAGGTTAAGATGGGTGTTGGGTTGGTGGGCTAGGTAGGTGTGTGGTCTAGGCTAGGTTGGGTAGTGGTTTGGGCTTCGGGTTGGGCTCGAAAACAGGGGAATGGGTGTGGTTGGTCGCGGGTTTGGGGAAGGAAAAGAGAAGGGAAAAAGGTGGTGGTATGGGGGTTCAAACCCAGGACGTAGGGGATATGGGACATGCCAAAGCTATACCTCGAAACTCGTGCTAAAAACCGTTCAAAACACGAgcttaaaaccgtctcaaaaacctcgtttaaaaccgctTTAGAAATCAATTCTTCGAAttaaaataaagcgataaaacacgAAACCGTCAcacatttcatttcaaataaatttaaaataaaaactttgaagaataatttatttttcaaataaattataaaagctttaaattttaaataaaatcgaaaataaagaaaaccgatgaaataaatttcatttatttcgaaatcatataaatttcatttaaattataaaatcgTCAAATAACTCTTGTCCCGCATCACAAATCGGAATCCGCTAACGAGCGATGTAAgtaaacatgtgtcctatcatcatcgggtgttttgtcgggatttctgtaaattccaatatcgacggatacgggtatctacaactcTAGATTATTATACAGATTAGTTAACTTAGTCCTTCTttgtgggttcgacccttactgtCACTATATTACTATTTTTAGTGGTGTAGTTAAGTGAGTGATTGTAAATTTACTTTGATTGGTATACGACTTTCAGCCCGTCAAACACATAATTTTTGAGAAAATTAAAAAAAGATTTAAATGCCGTATTATTTTATAAAAGTTTATCACAATATACCGGTGATAGGGCTAGTCGTATACCCCAATGAAAGATAAATTACCCAATGATTCTAACCTAAGCTAGTGTAGTCGAAGTCGAATATAAGGAGACGGAGGTTGCTAAAAAGGTTGTCATGGGTCGAATTTTATCTAGGTCAGAACgagtttgttttgagttttggtttgCAAATTAAAACgatagcaagaatgacaattaaCAATATTAAGAGGAATCTAGGGAGGTTTCACATGTAAACTAGCATACAAAGATAGTCAAAGTTGGGTATTGAGATGTCGGTATTGTCTAGGTACAAGGCACATGCCTTTCGGTTTATTGCCAACCTTAAGACTGGTCCTAGAGGCTTTAGATCTTACTAGGTCCGCCCTACTACTCATTGCTTAGTCTTATCTCGTCCCGGCTTTCGGTCTTAGAACGAAAATCACAAAGATACAATAAATTAGAATACATAGATTTACAATTTAAAACCATCTTCTAAGGTTTAAAGTTTAATATCATAAAAGGTACTCCTCATATTCAAAATAAATCGTAGGCCGATTTTATTTTGTGAGACACATATTATAATTTAAATGTTtcatttttcaaacttcttaattTTGTTTCACGCATTACCAACAAGTGCCAACAAATAGCACTTGGTAAGTTAAAATTTTGTTAATGCAAAAGATCCATAATTATTACTTCAATTAAAATTAGATGTAGGTTCTTTCATAACCGGTTGTCATTGACGAACATAGATTTTTGGTACGCAGCCACAATTTCTCTTCCCATAATTATCTTCCATCTTGTGACATCTTATGTTTCCGAATTTATTTTCCCTAAATGTTGCACATAGtaaagcgaaaaaaaaaaaaataattggtCCTcaaatttttctcaattttttactctaaaaattatCAACTAGCAACTCCCAAGATTTGAACCTACAAAAGTGAGAAAGCTACTAATTATGGCACATTATTAAGTTGCCTATGCTACGACTATAGAAATATAAAACCCAAAAATCTATCACATAATTAAAAAGCATTTGAGTTTATTTCCGAAAAGAATACATTTAAATTACGATGAAGAATGAACACATCATCCAGCGTACAAACAACATTCTCTCTTAAAAAAATTCATACCATCAAATATACTATAAAATAAAAAcgccccgtgaatttcacgggtaataTAACTAGTTGGAACAATAAAAAGGGTGAACAATATACTAGAATAAAAGGAAGAATGTTGTCCTGAAAAAAGCCTTTAACTCTGTCAGCTGGGATTTCTTAGAGCAGATGGTGATTGTATTGAACTTCCCTGATCAGTTTGCTGCCCTTATAATGGAGTGTGTCAAAAGTGCTAGCTACTCCTTAGTTCTGAATGGGGACATTTTTGGTTTCTTTAAAGGGAAAAGGGGTCTTAGACAAGGGGACCCCTTACCCCCTCTTATATTTACCATTGCTATGGAGTACCTCAGTAGGTATTGGCCTATGTTAATGAAAATATGGGCTTTAAATATCACCCTATGTGTGGTAAGCTTAAATTATCACActtaatgtttgctgatgatattctGTTGTTTAGTAAGGGTGATGTGGGGTCTATTATGGTGCTTTTCAGAGCCTTTTCAACTTTCTCTAGAGCTTCTGGCCTACAAATGAGTCCTACCAAAACTAGTGCCTACTTTAGGGGGGTACCAGGTTGGGTGAAGGATGATATTTTACTTGTCTCAGGTTTTTATGAAGAGGAGCTGCCATTTAAATATTTGGGAATTCCCATTACTGCTGGTAGATTAACAAAGGCTCAGTCAAGTACTAGTTGAGAAAGTGATTTCTAAAATTACAGCTTTTGGGACAAGACACTTATCTTACTCATGGTGACTTGTCTTGGTAAACTCTGTTCTTAGTACCTTGTATACTTACTGGATAAATATCTTTATTATCCCAAAAGAAGTTTTGAATAGGCTCAATTCCATTTGTAGAAACTATTCGTGGGATGGGAAAATGGAGAATATGAGAGTTCCACTGGTTAGTTGGGACAAAATTTGCTCTCCCAAGAAAGAAGGTGGATTGGATATCAAAGATAGTTGTGTGTGGAATAGTGTTGTTGTGGGTAAGTTGGTTTGGTGGATCTACTTTAGTCCAGAT
Protein-coding sequences here:
- the LOC141619896 gene encoding uncharacterized protein LOC141619896; protein product: MVIVLNFPDQFAALIMECVKSASYSLVLNGDIFGFFKGKRGLRQGDPLPPLIFTIAMEYLSSKGDVGSIMVLFRAFSTFSRASGLQMSPTKTSAYFRGVPGWVKDDILLVSGFYEEELPFKYLGIPITAGRLTKAQSSTS